TACACGCAGCAAGTGCCAGGGAGAGAGAGTGAAGGATGTGTTATCTGTCTGAGAAGGGCTTTAGCAGCTTCACCCTGTTGCCCATTCCAGAACTCTGGGGTGTGTAGACAAGGAGCATCTCTGTTCAGTGTCAAGGAATAGGGAAGAGAGCATGTGACGTGCTGACCTCCCTTTCAGCAATGTTCTCCAGGGCCAACATTCTCAACAGCAGGCATTTGGTCCTTCCGTATGGCTTAGTACAAAAAGACTCAGACTGGGCCTGCTTACTTACTGGGTCTGCTGGGGGATGGATGCTCTGGAAAGGTAAcaggctctgagttcaaagcaATGGGGACCAGCCTCTCCACTTCGTGAGGATGTGGTTCTCCTCACCTATGCAGCATCTCTGTTTGGCTACATTGTGAAGCTTTTCTGTGGATAGCCAAATAAATGTGAGGCAGAGGCTTAGGAAATggagcttctctttcttttctctccatgcCTTAGTTTCCTCAGGCCTTCACCCAGCTCTGACTCACACCTGCCATGTGGGTAGATGGAGCACCCCAAAGATGTTTAAAACCTCAGCTTTCCTAAAgtctatctgcttctgcctccttcacAGTGTCTGAGTACTTACAGCACGTTGTCCCCAGGCTGAGGTTGGGCAGACTTTGTGCTTTCCAGAAGAGAGGGTGGTTTTCAGAGCAGAGTAGAGAGTTTGCCCCAGACTTCCCAATGACAGGATGGCACAGGATAGAGGGACAGTGTTCTTTAGCTGGgtaccttgtttttattttaaaaactttaaggacttactttcctttgtgtgtgtggatgtgaatgttttgcctgcatgtatgtctgtgtaccatgtgtgtgcctggtgcccatggataTCAGAAGAGGGCAAAGGTGTatgattccttggaactggagttatggatggctgtaaGTCACCATGGGGTGCTGAGGCTCAAACCCAGTGtatctgcaagagcaacaagtgctcttaactgcttaagcatctccccagcccttggccGGGTACCTTGAAGATGGTTTTCGTCTCAGGCATCCGTAACTCCTCCTCTGTGAGGACATAGTCAGCTCCTAGGTCCTTCAGTTTGTCCATTAACTTCCGGATATCAGGTCTGGAAACCAAACACAACTAGGGACCTTGGTCACACTGGATAACTTCCCTCCCTCAAGCTCCCAGGACCCCTCTGCCACAGCCTTAAAaacatgtgtttctgttttgagacCTGGGATTGAGGTTAAGTCAGACATCAAGCAGGGGCCAGCCACATAATTTAATCACGTTCCACCAGCTCTTGCCTCATTTCCCCACTGGCCATTTCTCCCTGCCCAGAGGCAGGCTGGGAGATAATCTGAAAACCCTGTCAAGTGCACACATGCTAGAACCACCTGTGCCCAGGCAAGAGCCGCTGTACTTCCTAGTTCTATTCAGACagtactttctttccttttgttctccAAGGCACTCAGGGCATCATGCAAACACACTCCAGTGTAGAGTGGCCCTGGACTCTGGTCCAGGCACACAGAATCACTTTATCATCACCACTGCAGAGTCAGGGACGGACTCCATGAGTGACTTGGCCCCACTGGAGCACAGTGAAGCTTAAAGGGACTGGAGGGGACAATGGAAAGAAGGTAGGTCTGTTACTGACTTGCTGTGTCTTCCTGAGCAAGCTGCTTCCTCTCTTGAAAacttcagcttcctcatctgtaagaGAGATCACAAGCCTGTCCCACCTTCTTCACAGCGTGTTTAGTGTGCAAATGCAAGTGGCTGGGGCCATGGGCGACAGAGTGCACAGAACAGTACACCTCAAGACCGGCCCAAACCTTCAAATGGTTATCCTAAGCCAAGTCTTCACCACGCTTGACTGTTGTGTTCTGTAAGGACCATCTCTACCTCCTTCGGACCTCTGACTTTCAGAGACTTCCCTGCCCCGGTAGAATGCATGTACTTCAGCAGCTGGCCACTCATGCTTACGCGAGCGCGCCATCTGGTGGAGATGTGGCTACTCACAGGGACATAAGGTGGAAAGGCCTCCCCACATACCTGTCTCTGACCACGTTGATGGTCTTTAGGCGAAGGGCTGAGGCGATCTGGATGACTGCTTGCCCCACTCCACTGTTGGACGCATTCTGGATGACAGAGTCCCCTGTGGAAGAGATCCAAATCAAGCCCTACAGGCTTGTAGCAGGTTGAGGGCTCTTAGCCTGGGATCCCGGGGCAGATCTAGGACCCAGCAGTGGAGCCTTCTCAGACCTTGAACTCCATACTTCCCACATTCTGTCACACCCAAAATGCTTCACAGGACTGGGCCACTCTGTCCCTGTTTCAACCCCGCTATATGACTGACCTTGATCAtcttcccaattaaaaaaaattttttttggtggttgtttttttgagacagggtttttctgtatagctctgTCTGTTCTAgatctagctctgtagacctcagagatccacctgcctctgcccttcaaatgctgggactaaaggtgtgtgccaccactacctggccactTGCTAATTTCTATGTCCTCTGTTCTCTGCTTGGGCCATGTTTGTAAagttacatttgtgtgtatgggcgtgcacatgcacatgtgtaggtcagagggaCAGCTTACAGGTGCATAGGTTTTCTCGCATGCAGGTTCAGGGGTCAAACTCAAGCTGTCGGTctcagtggcaagcacctttgcttgttgagacatctcactggcccatacGAAGGTCATGTCTCTGGTTTGCAATAGTTTTCTGGTTCTCTTCCTCTTTAAGTTTGGCTCAACTGTGGCTTCCTTTATGAAGTCCTCCTGGGTTCCTTCCTGTGTGCTCCTAAAGGACTCTTTAGTATTTCAATCAATACTCAGGCTGTAATTGTGTCCTATATGAAGCTGTACATAGTTCCGTATCTATCAATCACCTGTATTTCTGGGGGAGGGCTATACCTTATTCCTCTCTGTATTATTTCGTAAAGGTACACTTGAAATGGATGAGAGCCATATTGGAGAAATGGGAAGCTCCAGGGCCCTATAGaatatttgcttttgctttgtggtGCTAGGTCttgagcatgccaggcaagtagtctaccactgagctataccctcacTCCTACAGAATGACGGCAGTCAAAGCCCAGGCTTAGCTCTGTAGTTCACCAGTGGGGGAGGCAGCGTGGTACACTAGAGAAGTAGGGCTCTGGAACACAATGGTGCTGGGTGTGTGTCCTGCTTCACTAAGGACTATAACAAAACAGGACAGGCCACATCATGTCCTCTTCAAACTTCAGTTTGTCTTCCCTAGAAAACAGAAGGCCTGAGAGCTCCTACCAGAGCATCTCTGATTGAAGCCAAAGCAGCAGGAAGATGCTCTGCCGACTGGGAGTCACTACCTGGCTTTGAAAGGCAGCAGAGTCAGTGTAGAATAGGCTATGGCTAGAGGCAGACATCTGGAAGGCAGCAGAGGCAGTGTAGAATAATAGGCTATGGCTAGAGGCAGACTCCTGGGTCAAGGATGCCCATTTGCCTTTGGCCAAGGTTCCAACCTGTCCCTCACTAGTACATTCTCAGCCAACAGTGTAGGTTGCCAGTAGCACTGATTTGTTTCAGTTAGAGTTGAGGAGTCCAGGAGTACACAACAACAAAGACAGTGAAGGCAAGTACTGGGCTGCCAAACTTGCTTCCATTATCTGTGttcatttatgtattcattatGTGTTCTAGGGAACACTGTGACATTTATTCTTACCTTGGGTCAGGTCATGAATTTGTTTAGGTTCATCAGCCCTGGGGCAGCAAAGTGGAGATGTGGGCTGGAGGCACTTATAGTGGGTAGCATCAGAATGGCCAGCCCTGTCCAGCACAGGGCTACCCTAATCAGGAGTGACCTCGGGCCACGGCGTGAGATGAGGCACCCTGTCTCCGCTGTATAGGACACTAGCAGAAGTCTTtcatcacacctggctctctCCACCAAAGGCACCTAAGACTCCTCCTGCCATGTCTGAGTGCCTTAGTCAGTGGCTATCTAATTTTATCATAGTCCAGTAGCTCTTGGCTTCACTTCCTTACTGGTAGGAGAGAAGAATGGTAGGTGGTTTCTACAGCCCTGTTTGGCTCACAGACATGCAGTGTGCAGAGAGATCCTTCACACTGTGGGGAAGGCAGAGCTGGGCTCGGGGCATGGATGAGTGGTAGAGTGATTGCTTGGCATGTTCCAGGCCCCAGATTCTACTCCCAGAACTGGAAATAATGCCCCCCGCCCCCaagcaacaaaaccaaactgGCTGGCCCATCTTCTGTCTTTGGAGGGTTGATGAGGAGCCTTAGGGGATTACAGGGATGACAGCAGTAACTGGCCTTAATGGGCTCTGCCTCTGTCCTGTCTTGTCCCATTCCCTTACTCCTGCTTCTAGGGATGATTTCCCATACGAACTGTTTGCCCCAACACCTGCTTGGTTCCTGCTTTCAGAGGAACTCAAGTGACACTTCTGGCTGCTTATTTGCTGAGTGACTTCATGTAATGACTCACTTCTCCGGGTCTTTGTTCCCTCACTGATGAAGGAAGACTAAACATGACACTGTAGTAACCCATGCATGCACTCTGGCACGGGTAAGCAGTGATGTGAGTGGTGATGCCTGGCTTCAGACCCTGGTTGCTGGTCTGGGGCTTGAGTTCCCTTCACAGGAGCCCTTCTGCATTGCTCTGAGGACGAGATGTACTCCATGGGATGACGCCTGCGAAGCACTCATGCGAGTGCAAGTGCTGGGAAGTGCTGAGCAGAATTAGTACCACTGAGTTCAGCACTTTATTGAAAACAGTGACACTGTCTGTCTCCCTGGCTTTGTGTCCCCAAAGCTTAGCACAGCTCAACACATTTTTGCTGGGTGACAGCATTCTAGCCCCGGCTCTGGAGAATGTGACTAGTACTTCTCACAGTATGTCCTCTGACTGTTTTCTAGGAACCCATCGAACATCATTTTACTTAAATGCGTAAGACTTACTCAGGTTAGAGCTTGTCGCTGCTCCTAGGGaccctccctccaccatgtgtgcCAGTGAGTTCCCAAGTCCTTTGGGCCAGGATCTGGGTTGCACCCCAGTGGGGAGACCTgagcttgctttctccatttgCAGCTGCTTACCTGGCTGCAGCTGTTCGAAGTCCATCAACATCCTGTAGGCTGTGCAGGGGTTGACAGATAGGGTGGCAGCACTCTGGAGAGGGACGTCCTTAGGGACTTGGATCAGTGCTTTCTCACTGAACACCGCCTCAGTCCGCCAGGTTCCTGAGTCAGGATGAGGTAGCGTAGTGAGGGAGGCACTCTGCACACAACAACCCCAGGCCACCCTCCTTCGCACAAGGGCATCAAGGGGAGGGCAGCAAGGGGAGAAGATTTTGAGCAACacttggaagaaagagaaaagctggtGGTGGTTGAGTCCTCGTGAAAGTTACATATGATGTAAATAATAAAGCAAGTTTAAGTTAGGCTTAGTAAGTCAGTGACCAGACTGCTGGTACAGTGTAGAGGGGGACACGGGATTCCACTgggctctctctccctttgtttgAGTTCCAAGCTTCAGCTCCTCATATGCTGGTCTGGGTAGATATTGTCTGTCATTCTACTGGGCAAGGCATTAGGGAATTGGGGGAGGTAAACTAAAAAATGGTCAACCCAAGATTCAAACACTAAAATTTCTACATGTAATCCTCAACTGCTTGTCATCACTTTGTAACAATGAGTGAACAAAGCAGATTGGAGCCTCAAACTGATCCCAAAGACAAAGGGTAAATTAATAACATTAAGTGTTGTTAGTTTCTGGGCCAAAAGCTGAGATAGTCAATTCAGTTAGTTATCTGCTATCTCAAACACCTACTGTTTGGGGCCACACAGAACAGCCCTTAACCACCCTAAAGTTAAAAGCCAACAGAAACAAGGGTGTTGGaacattatgggtaagccacagcctcgtggcaatacatagtttaatagaaatgggttaataattaagagagagctagccaataaaaagcctgagccattggccaaacagtttataattaatagaagcctctgtgtatttatttgggactaagggcTGCGGGACCAGGCTGAAAAGAAACTCTTCTACacaagggctggaaagatggctccctTATTGAAAGCGCTGGCTGTTCTTcaagatgacctgggttcaattcccagcacacacacataatggcTCATAACCCtttctaactctagttccaggggatcagatgctcttttctggtctccaagggcattGCATGCTTCCAGCACATAAATAATATGctggcaaaatacccatacacatcaaataaaactttttaaaacatctattAAAAGGCAGGGTATGGTGGCTTTAatctctcagcacttgggagccagaagcaggtggattcaatttgaggccagtttggtctaccctgtctcaggggaaaaaaaaaaaaaaaaaaaaaacaaccaaaaactgccaacagaaacaaaatgtggGTTAATTATTTCTTCAGCTTGCCTGAGAGAATGAAGCTGTTTTTGGGTCCAAGCTCATTTCATCCTGGGCAGAAAGTACTTCTCACATGGACCTTAATAAAGGGCTCAACAGACAAAGCTGAGAGGTACTAATTCTCTGTTTCCTCTGGTGTGCTATGCCTGCTATCTTCCTACCTCCACTTTATTGAAGCTCTTACCCTTTCCTCTGGTCTCTATTTCCTTCTCTGGGGGAGGTGTCCCTAACCTTAGGCCACCTCACCCATCTCGGGGAACACTACCCTCTTGTGGCTCCCATGAAGATCCATTTGGATAATGGACATGCCTTGAAAACATAAGGactgaaaagcaaaacactaATGACTCTTTTCCTTACATAAATGAAATGTTGTCTTCAGCGCCTTACCCCATGTGGCCCCACTCTACCTCTGGAACCTTCTTCTCATTATGTAACCTCTCCGCGGGCAAATCCTCAGCTGGGGCTACACTGGATTTTCCATTTCCCAACTCACCCTGATGTCTGCTCAGTTTACTTCTTCTATAGGAAATGCCCTTCGGCTCATCTCTTATTAACAACTTCTTCCACCAACAACTTGTTCTAACAGACTTTCTTTCACAGTCTTGCCtgaatttccctcatgaacatctttgtctgtcacacacatgcatacagagcaGCCTTCTGGTTCCTGTGGCCTTGGGGTACCCCCTTTATTGAGGTACTGCCTTCCTGACACTTTAGTCAGATCTGAGCCTTCTGGAAGGTAGGCCAGCCATATCTGTAATCTGCATCACACCCTGCAATCAGCTCATAGCTCCAGTCAACATGGAGCCAAGGAGATGTATGCACAGGTATGTTCCTCCAGAGCACAGCAACAGTCTTCTCTCTTGGCTCAACTCCATGCTACTGGAGGCAGGTCTATGAACTCGACAATGACTCCTACACCGCCTGGTCACACTGAATCAGTGGGTGTGCATCTCCAGGGTTGATGAACGAGGATCTGGAAGGATGAAATGGCTGCTCACACCTGGGGACACTCACCTAACCCAGCACTTGCTAGGATCACCCAGTCTCCCGGCTTCAATCCAGACACGCTGCTGCCCACTGCTACCACCTGCCCAACGCCTTCATTCCCTCCAACAGCGGGCAGCTTGGGAAGGAGGCCATAGTTCCCTGGGAGAGAAGAATCCAGAGGGTAGATGTGGTTTGAATAAAAGTGTCATccaggggctgtagagatggctcagaggttaagagcactggctgctcttccagaggccctgagttcaattcctggcaaccacatggtggctcacaaccaccttgaatgagatatggtaccctctg
This DNA window, taken from Cricetulus griseus strain 17A/GY chromosome 2, alternate assembly CriGri-PICRH-1.0, whole genome shotgun sequence, encodes the following:
- the Mecr gene encoding enoyl-[acyl-carrier-protein] reductase, mitochondrial isoform X2 — protein: MLAAPVNPADINMIQGNYGLLPKLPAVGGNEGVGQVVAVGSSVSGLKPGDWVILASAGLGTWRTEAVFSEKALIQVPKDVPLQSAATLSVNPCTAYRMLMDFEQLQPGDSVIQNASNSGVGQAVIQIASALRLKTINVVRDRPDIRKLMDKLKDLGADYVLTEEELRMPETKTIFKDLPLPRLALNCVGGKSSTELLRHLAPGGTMVTYGGMAKQPVIASVSLLIFKDVKLRGFWLSQWKNNHSLDEFKEMILTLCNLIHQGQLTAPTCSEVALQDYQKALEASMKPFVSSKQILTM